Proteins from a single region of Mucilaginibacter daejeonensis:
- a CDS encoding mechanosensitive ion channel family protein → MYRTFAFRALICCLVLALITPFFAAAQTRKKHKRTVTDSLRAAMLRRDSMMRYYKTSDTSTNNLLQRIEYYTLSFNQISNKLSKGLDTVRIAAALPDLERTATVMRTLIGRNKAGTLRYLYSIRDVLNKRQDQLDVWQDQLVDISDDLVDIDEAISKIHGDSLFRIFPSDSTLRLTFLEQRAAIEIKAQKLDSMNRRALLRVGKMQNRLANVYIAILDEKELINTKIRNFSINALNCEYGYLWNMKNSTGSTFKSALKRTVLMNTRLFRLLNGEALKHIAGILLLLGMIVWLVINKRRISKLPRKAQQITEQTQYVTGYPIASSLLVVSLIVPYFYNTPPIAFVEILFMISVSALLYLIYRTCPTPLFSFLLKLFAITVVYSLSNLFVEVSNVDRIIILLLAITTTWFSLKFLKHINISNEKYVPYSRTALWLLIVAQAASVLLNIAGRFSLAKIVAVTSLFNLWLAMCLYYFVQTVIQALFLQLEANKIDKESISSYLDFKLLQGKLRSVLNIVAAVMWFVMLLQNLSIEDSFFDLVGSFLNQSRKLGGTLFTFGSIIIFAGVIWLASVAARVISYFYDFADQHAGKSAADRKNRTSLLLIRIGVFSVGFLLAVGASGFPLDKITIIISALGVGVGFGLQNIVNNLVSGLILAFEKPVQVGDVIEVSNRAGTIKEIGIRSSKIATGNGAEIIIPNGDLISQHVINWTLSDNNRQVELRISVAYGTDIDKVKNLLRNLVSNRDDIMVKPAPVVYLDTLSSASVDLVISFWAADLSMFAQLKSVVLTEIYKAFEAEGIKIPKPQPELVLRVPQGTDAMQPPPAAVTSPTPGQPDQGH, encoded by the coding sequence ATGTACAGAACATTTGCTTTTCGCGCGCTGATCTGCTGCCTTGTGCTGGCATTGATCACGCCTTTTTTTGCCGCTGCCCAAACCCGTAAAAAACATAAACGTACCGTCACCGATTCGTTGAGGGCTGCCATGCTGCGCCGCGATTCGATGATGCGGTATTATAAAACCTCTGATACCTCAACTAATAATCTACTTCAGCGCATCGAATACTATACGCTGTCATTCAATCAGATAAGCAACAAATTAAGTAAAGGTTTAGATACCGTACGTATCGCTGCCGCTCTGCCCGATCTTGAACGCACCGCTACAGTGATGCGCACGTTGATCGGCCGTAACAAGGCCGGTACCCTGCGGTACCTGTACTCGATCCGTGATGTGCTGAACAAGCGGCAAGACCAGCTGGATGTTTGGCAGGACCAGTTAGTGGACATCAGCGATGACCTGGTAGACATTGACGAAGCGATCAGCAAGATACACGGCGATTCGTTATTCAGAATATTCCCGAGCGATAGCACCCTGCGCCTCACGTTTTTGGAGCAACGTGCCGCGATAGAAATCAAAGCGCAAAAACTTGACTCGATGAACAGGCGGGCCTTGCTGCGGGTAGGCAAGATGCAGAACCGGCTGGCCAACGTTTACATTGCCATACTGGACGAAAAAGAACTGATCAATACCAAGATCCGCAACTTCAGCATCAACGCGCTCAACTGCGAGTACGGCTACCTGTGGAACATGAAGAACTCCACTGGCAGTACGTTCAAATCGGCTTTGAAGCGTACCGTGTTGATGAATACACGGCTTTTCCGCCTTCTTAACGGTGAAGCGTTAAAACACATCGCCGGCATCTTATTACTACTTGGGATGATCGTGTGGCTGGTGATCAACAAGCGACGCATAAGTAAACTGCCAAGGAAAGCACAACAGATCACTGAGCAAACGCAATACGTGACGGGATATCCTATCGCTTCCTCTTTACTGGTGGTCTCGTTGATCGTTCCATACTTTTACAACACCCCACCAATCGCTTTTGTCGAGATCCTATTCATGATATCGGTGTCGGCTTTATTGTATTTGATCTACCGCACTTGCCCTACGCCGCTATTCAGCTTCTTGCTCAAATTGTTCGCCATCACGGTGGTGTACAGCCTCAGCAATCTTTTTGTAGAGGTGTCCAATGTGGATCGCATAATCATACTGCTATTGGCCATTACAACCACCTGGTTCTCGTTAAAATTCTTAAAGCATATCAATATCTCCAACGAAAAGTATGTGCCCTACAGCCGTACCGCGTTGTGGCTATTGATCGTGGCGCAAGCCGCTTCTGTATTGCTTAATATCGCAGGGCGCTTTAGCTTAGCCAAGATCGTGGCGGTAACCTCCTTGTTCAACCTGTGGTTGGCCATGTGCTTGTACTACTTTGTTCAAACGGTGATCCAGGCGCTGTTCCTGCAATTGGAAGCCAATAAGATCGATAAGGAAAGCATCAGCTCATATCTCGACTTCAAACTACTTCAAGGCAAGCTCCGTAGTGTGCTCAACATCGTAGCAGCTGTCATGTGGTTCGTGATGCTGTTGCAGAATCTCAGTATCGAAGACAGCTTTTTCGATCTGGTGGGTAGCTTCCTCAATCAATCGCGCAAGTTGGGTGGCACGTTGTTCACGTTTGGCAGCATTATCATATTCGCAGGCGTGATCTGGCTGGCCTCGGTAGCCGCCCGGGTGATCAGTTATTTTTACGACTTTGCTGACCAGCATGCTGGCAAGTCCGCTGCCGATCGCAAGAACCGAACCTCGCTATTGTTGATCCGTATCGGCGTGTTCAGCGTAGGGTTCCTATTGGCAGTGGGCGCATCGGGCTTTCCATTGGATAAGATCACTATCATTATTAGTGCCCTGGGTGTGGGTGTAGGTTTCGGCTTACAGAATATCGTGAACAACCTGGTATCGGGGCTTATACTTGCGTTTGAGAAACCTGTACAAGTAGGCGATGTGATAGAGGTATCGAACCGGGCCGGCACTATAAAAGAGATCGGAATACGATCAAGCAAGATCGCTACCGGTAACGGCGCCGAGATCATTATCCCCAACGGTGATCTGATATCGCAGCATGTGATCAACTGGACCTTAAGTGACAATAACCGGCAGGTAGAGCTCCGCATCAGCGTGGCCTACGGTACGGATATAGATAAAGTGAAGAATTTACTTCGTAACCTGGTCTCCAACCGGGACGATATTATGGTGAAACCGGCACCGGTGGTCTACCTCGATACCTTATCGTCGGCATCGGTGGATCTGGTCATTTCGTTCTGGGCGGCCGATCTGTCCATGTTCGCGCAATTAAAAAGCGTTGTATTGACCGAGATCTATAAAGCCTTTGAGGCCGAAGGCATCAAGATACCGAAACCCCAACCAGAGTTGGTACTACGCGTACCTCAAGGCACTGACGCCATGCAGCCGCCACCAGCGGCTGTAACCTCGCCTACTCCAGGTCAGCCGGATCAAGGTCACTAA
- a CDS encoding glycosyltransferase family 2 protein, translated as MNTVPKVAVVILNWNGLHHLQKFLPSVLASTYPNLQVVVGDNASTDGSVAFLKGRYANEVTVIENKENYGFTGGYNRVMAQVEADIYILLNSDVEVTPGWIEPVVQMMQADELIAAAAPKIKAYRKKDHFEHAGAAGGFIDKLGYPFCRGRLFYEVEEDKGQYDTSGEIFWASGAALFITGRHWKMSGGFDERFFAHMEEIDLCWRLKNMGYKVMYCAASTVYHVGGGTLNAEDPFKTYLNFRNNLFLLKKNLPAARAAWVISIRFGLDLIALLRFMGEGKRKDAWAVSRAHQNFVRKVFQRSPVAARQALGGQLPPNMKGLYKKSIVSQFFIKKKHRFSDLDPADLE; from the coding sequence ATGAACACTGTGCCTAAGGTGGCCGTTGTGATATTGAACTGGAACGGCCTTCATCATCTTCAAAAATTCCTGCCATCTGTACTGGCTTCCACCTATCCTAACCTGCAGGTGGTAGTGGGCGATAATGCCTCCACCGACGGTTCGGTAGCTTTCCTGAAAGGGCGTTATGCCAATGAGGTAACGGTCATCGAGAACAAGGAGAACTATGGTTTCACCGGCGGTTATAACAGGGTGATGGCACAGGTAGAGGCGGACATCTATATTCTTCTCAACTCTGACGTAGAAGTTACCCCGGGCTGGATCGAACCGGTGGTACAAATGATGCAGGCCGACGAGCTTATTGCGGCGGCAGCGCCCAAGATCAAAGCCTACCGTAAAAAGGACCACTTTGAACATGCTGGCGCAGCCGGTGGTTTCATTGATAAGTTGGGCTATCCATTTTGCCGCGGGCGGTTATTTTACGAGGTAGAAGAGGACAAAGGCCAGTACGATACCTCAGGCGAGATATTTTGGGCGTCAGGCGCTGCCTTGTTCATCACAGGCCGCCATTGGAAAATGTCGGGCGGGTTCGATGAACGCTTTTTTGCCCACATGGAAGAGATCGACCTTTGCTGGCGCTTAAAGAACATGGGGTACAAGGTCATGTATTGCGCAGCATCTACCGTATACCACGTCGGCGGCGGTACCCTCAATGCCGAAGACCCATTCAAGACCTACCTGAATTTTCGCAATAACCTATTCCTGCTCAAAAAGAATCTGCCTGCCGCGCGGGCTGCCTGGGTGATCAGCATACGCTTCGGGTTGGACCTGATCGCTTTGTTGCGCTTTATGGGCGAGGGTAAACGCAAGGATGCCTGGGCTGTAAGCCGTGCGCATCAGAATTTTGTACGCAAAGTATTTCAACGTTCACCGGTAGCTGCTCGTCAAGCTTTGGGTGGTCAATTGCCACCAAACATGAAGGGGCTGTACAAAAAGAGCATTGTTTCACAGTTCTTTATCAAGAAAAAACACCGTTTTAGTGACCTTGATCCGGCTGACCTGGAGTAG
- a CDS encoding lysophospholipid acyltransferase family protein, protein MIKKVFSSLGVALLYLMSLLPFFILYLIADLLFVIIFYVTGYRRKVVQQNLSNAFPEKSAAERATIEKEYFRYLADLVVETIKMGSISRSEVDKRMVVNNFDACTSAAFAEGRSVIAVVGHYGNWELASLKFGLVTDHPRITVYKPLSNRTFDEMFRKVRSRFGATLVPMKNTLRKMAQLRGAPSILMLASDQTPSRDEATHFVQFLNQPTAIFLGAEKLARSLDAAVVFCDMRRVKRGHYVCNFELLFDHAKDTAEYEITNTHVQRLESTIRQEPPYWLWSHRRWKIKPEDVR, encoded by the coding sequence ATGATAAAGAAAGTTTTTTCGTCGTTGGGTGTGGCTTTGCTGTACTTGATGTCGTTATTGCCCTTCTTTATCCTTTACCTGATCGCTGATCTGCTGTTCGTGATCATCTTTTATGTGACAGGCTACCGGCGTAAAGTTGTCCAGCAGAATCTATCTAACGCATTTCCTGAAAAAAGCGCTGCCGAACGGGCTACGATCGAGAAGGAGTACTTCCGTTACCTGGCCGATCTGGTCGTCGAGACCATCAAGATGGGCTCTATTTCGCGCAGCGAGGTGGATAAACGCATGGTGGTGAACAACTTTGATGCTTGCACATCGGCTGCCTTTGCTGAGGGTCGGAGCGTGATCGCTGTGGTAGGGCATTATGGCAACTGGGAACTGGCCAGCTTAAAGTTCGGCCTCGTAACCGATCATCCACGCATCACGGTATATAAGCCGCTTAGCAACCGCACGTTTGACGAGATGTTCCGCAAAGTGCGCTCAAGATTTGGCGCTACGCTGGTGCCCATGAAGAATACCTTACGCAAAATGGCGCAACTGCGCGGAGCGCCATCTATATTGATGCTGGCCAGCGATCAAACCCCATCGCGCGATGAGGCTACGCATTTCGTACAGTTCCTGAACCAGCCTACCGCTATTTTTTTAGGTGCCGAAAAGCTTGCCCGCTCGTTAGATGCTGCCGTGGTTTTTTGTGATATGCGGCGGGTGAAAAGAGGTCATTATGTTTGTAACTTCGAGCTTTTGTTCGACCACGCCAAGGATACCGCAGAATATGAGATCACCAATACCCATGTACAACGCCTCGAAAGCACCATTAGGCAGGAGCCGCCATACTGGTTATGGTCGCACCGCAGGTGGAAGATCAAACCGGAGGACGTGCGTTAA
- a CDS encoding WbqC family protein produces the protein MFYLPPVSYFSLLNKHRNGTLIEKYEHFPKQTYRNRAHIYSPDGLLALVVPVVKGSKVHTPVKDVKISYEFNWQRLHWMSLQSCYRRSAYFEFYEDDFARFYEQKFEHLFDYNEQLLQMVLKFMKLNIEPRYTTEFHRHYEGLADHRNDIHPKKEIQLEQKPYYQVFEERKGFLPDLSIVDLLFNQGPQTLNYL, from the coding sequence ATGTTTTATTTACCGCCGGTATCCTATTTCAGCTTGCTGAACAAGCACAGGAACGGCACCCTGATCGAAAAATACGAGCATTTTCCGAAGCAGACCTATCGCAACCGGGCGCACATCTACTCCCCCGATGGCCTGTTGGCCCTGGTGGTGCCTGTGGTAAAAGGATCAAAAGTGCATACCCCTGTTAAAGATGTGAAGATCAGTTACGAATTCAACTGGCAGCGTTTGCACTGGATGAGCCTGCAATCATGCTATCGCCGCTCGGCCTACTTTGAATTTTATGAGGATGACTTTGCGCGTTTTTATGAGCAAAAATTCGAGCACCTGTTCGACTATAATGAACAGCTGCTTCAGATGGTGCTCAAGTTCATGAAGCTCAATATCGAGCCTCGATATACAACGGAGTTTCATAGACATTATGAAGGCTTAGCCGACCACCGTAACGACATTCATCCTAAAAAAGAGATACAGCTTGAACAAAAACCTTATTATCAGGTTTTTGAAGAAAGAAAAGGCTTCCTGCCTGATCTGAGCATCGTTGACCTGCTCTTTAACCAGGGTCCGCAAACACTGAA